The DNA region CACTTGTCTTCCCTGAGAACTAAAGTCAAAACAGAATATGCTCACTGGATTTCAGTGGCAGTTCTGTGACCACAATGACCACCACCACCTTGTCATCAGCATCATTActacaccatcaccaccatcaccatcgcCATTGTcatcaccactaccatcacctcatcaccaccaccaccatcaatcaccaccatcaccctcacaaccatcatcatcatcacgaCCACTAtcaacatcaccaccatcatcaccatggtCACCAGCATCACCATCATTACTataccatcatcatcaccatcaccatcaccatcattcatcagcatcagcatcaccatcattatcatcaccaccatcatcaccatcattgtcaccaccaccaccaccaccaccatcaccaccaccaccatcaccatcaaccaccatcaacatcaccatcatcaccaccatcaccattgcCATCACCGCCATCATGCGGGTGGGGCTGCCTGTGAACCTCCTGGCAGCCTACCACTTACCTGGCCATGCTTTACCCAGACCCACCCTCTGATACCTGGGCAGACGGAGCATTTGTTACTACTTATCCTCCTCCTTGCAGTGTGCTGTACTGGGGACGTGCATCAACACGTCTCCCGCAGCATTCTTTGCCCACAGGTATCACATGGGACATCTCTCACAGGTGCCATGTACATAGCCCATGGTGCCCCACATGTGGGCTCTACTAATCCTGCCGCTGTCCTTATGTATCCTGGGTTGTGTGACCAGGAGAACTCTGCCTCCAGGACCactgggctgtgtgtgtgtgtgtgtgggggggcttaTTATACACAAAGAAATTGTGTCCTTAACCCTGTTACCTGGTACACACACCTTGTAACATTCTGGGTAGAGAATACCTCTCTATTCCgcatatatatcattatattgtgCACATCTGAGCGTTTTCATCACTCTTGAAACCACTACCTGGTACCCATGTCCTCCTGTGACGTCGGTGCCAGAATCCCTCTGCCACTCTGCGCTACCCAAGGCTGCTTATGAGGCCGCCTtgaggcctggcctggccttgcCGCCCAGGGCCTGGCTGGCCGAGCGAGCTAGGGTGCTCTGCAGGCGAAGGCAGCACAGCGGGTGCACATCTGGAGTGTGCAGAGACCTGTCCTGTGCATTTTGTACCCAGATCACTTTCCATCCAAGCGCAGGGGCGCCCTCTCTTTCCGACCTCACCGTTTCCCACCACAGCCCTCTATACCCAAAGACTGAACTTTCACTCTCAAGGAACCCACCCCCTTCCTGATTCCCGCTCTCGGATCCGGGGACCTGAAGTCTCACTCCCCTGCCGAGTCCCGCTCCCTTCTCCACTGACGCCTGGGACCCGCCAGGCTCCTGAGCCAAACGTCCAGGTCGCTCGGCGCAGCGCACGCGGACCGCCCTACCTTGAGGCACCGTTTGGACGTCGCCtcgcagggggtgggggcagcagggGCCAGGGGCCGCGGGCCGGCGTCAGTGCAGGGCAGGGGCGGCGGGCAGGGCGGCTGCCCTCGCGGTGGGTGGTCGGCGGCCGCCCTGCCCCCGCCGCGGCCGTCCGGGCACCATCCGAGCTGGATCTGGTTCCCCGCTCGGGTTACGGCGCGCTCTGGGCCCCGGCGGCTTCACTTAAGCAATTAGCCAGTAAAAATGCCTCGGGCTTGGGGAGTGGGGACGTCGCAGGCTGTTTTTACACCACCCCCCTCCAGTTTGGGGATTCCTGGGGCCGGTGCCGGAGCGGACTGACTTGGGACCAGAGCAGAGTCTTAAGGGATTCTCGGCTGAGAGAGAAGCTCTGCTCACGGATCCTGTGGCATCTTctcccacagcccagccccaggcTGAGCCTCAGGGGTCTTCGTTTCTGTTTGAGTAGATCAAGTCCCCTAACCCGGTCACACCCTCTAGGAAACGGGTGTCATAATTAGTTCCaatattcagaggaaaaaaactgCAGTTTATACAGCGTCCCaaggtgtgggaggtgggaccacaTCCCCAGGACCACTGGACTATGCCTGGAGGGTCTCTCTGCAGGGTGGCCCCTTAACCTGCCAGCCCCTTTCCTAAAGGGAGAGGAACAAGACTGGCTTGATAGGGGACCCTGGGAATATTAAGCAGGTAACCTTAGGGCTTTTACCAGGGTCCCGGGGTAAAGTGCAGGGGGATGGGGATCATGATCATGAATTAGCTCCAGACATTTTTGGCAAAGCCTTGAATCACCTTAGGGAGGGGTCAGGAGGATACCATTTTCACAGCTCATCAAGGGGATTCGTAGCCCAGAGAAAGGCTAAGAATGCCTGCAGAGGGCTGTGTACCTAGCAGTGCAGTGGGTGGTGCGTGGTCAGCCGTGGAGAGCACCACAGCTAAGGTCACTTGGGCTGTTAGGCTAGCACCCTCAGCTGTCTAACGAATCCCAGCCCTTGCAGCCTGGGAAGCCGAGGCTGTGGCGTGGGGACAGAAGCATTTTGAAAGTGCACTCTTTCCACTCCTGGACTATCTGGGGAGACGACAAGTCATGCCCTTCTGTCCtaaggggaagagaggaaggacgGAGAGATGGTGGCTTCGCAGCCACTAGCTGACCTGGGCCAagtcctctctgggcttcagcttCTCTACCCCAGAAATGCAAGATCAAAGGCGACCTCTCAGGGCCCCGAAAGAGCCAAGAACTTGTCTCTGAACTCACAGAAAAGCCATCTTGCCATGAATGTGGTTTTCAAGAAATTGGGGGGTCCATATTACAGAACTGGGTGCTCATTCCTCTCCCCGGTCAGGCCCCACTCTCACCTCCCACCTCAGTAGGGACTGGGGTTTGGGGAGAGCTTTAGTCTTTGGCAATCCCAAGACCCCAgctgctgggcccctctctcCCTGGGCACCACTCTGCGGACCTTCCCCTGCGGAATCTGGCTAGCTCTCAGGCCTAAGGAATAATCCCGCAGCCTCTCCCCTAAAGGGCAGAAGTTCCTTTATCCCCAAATATAAGGAACTCCCCAGGGGTGTATGTGAAAGGCTATGGTGTGCTGGAGGCGGGAGGTAGGAAACCCCATCTCAGGATTAGTGGAAGAATCTGCAGCAAACCCCAGCCTAAAAGGAAGGAGGCTACTAGTAAAAGGGCCCCCAACTTCATGTTCTGTAAACTCCCCTCACTTTGGAAGCCTgcgggagtgaaggaaggggagaggggaatgGAGATGCTACTGCCACTTTTGGAGAGCTGTGGGTGCCTGTGCACCCGCCACTGGCTCACCTCTGCTAAAGGCCAGGTGTGGGGAGACCTCCTTCCCAGGATCAAACCTCCCTTCCAGCACCCAGGCCGCTGTCCTCTGCAgcttccgtgtgtgtgtgtgtgtggtggggggagacAATGATGTGTGCCCACGGCAtgccctggggtggggtggcCGTTTTTGTGGTTGCGTGTGCATGTGGGACCAGCTCCGGTGGGCAAATGCAGCACAGCTTGGTGGTAGGCGTGCCTGGGGCATGGGCTCCCCTCAGTGGGcaggctgtgtgaccctgggaggGTTGTGGCACCTAAGCTGTAGGTCTGCATTGGCTGGGAGGGTAAAGGCAAAGCTTTGGAGGTACTGAGGGTGTCTGTGGGTAGCAATGCCAAGTGGGCCCTGAAAGTGGAGTGCGTCTGTCCACCACGGCTGTCTGTCTGTGAGAACACCCAACTGTGTATGCACAGATAAATATTAAGTGGTTATGTCCCACACTCGCCCTTTCCCCAGGCAGGACAAGGCTGGGGAAGCAACTCTCTCATCTCCAGAGCCATCTTCCCAGCCGAGCTCTGCCAGGGGAAGCGGCGACAGCCCGGCAGGCTAAGCCGGCAAGCCACCCACCCCCAGTTCCTCGCACAGCAGTGCCAGGCGCCCCGAAGGCGTCAAGGCGTCTTCCGCCAAAAAGTTgaaggcgtgtgtgtgtgtgtgtgtgtgtgtgtgtgtgtgttgcgggAGGGGGTGTTGGTGAGAGGTGGACAAAGATCTGGAGAAACCCCAGAGGCCAGTGGACTTTGAAGGAGCCGCAAGCTGGGCTTAAAGCCCGGCACACGCCTGTCGCCCTAGCTCGAGCCGGGGCACAGCGGTATGGCTCTTCGCGATGACCCGCGAAAACACGCCTTGCCCCCCTTCTCCCTGCCCAGGCCGGCGCCCAGCGGAACGCTGGAAAACCACACTCACCTGGGTCTGTGCGCGCCGGCCTTCTGCGTGATCCCGCGCTCCGCCCGACAGCACCTCCGGTGCACCCGAGCTAGCCCGCAAGCCCGCGCAGCGAGGTTGGCTAGGGACGGCGGCGTGCGTGCAAGCCCCTCCCGGCCAGCAGCCAGGCGCTGAAGGGCCGCCCTGGCCCGCGCTCCCCACCCGCGCAGCCTGCTTTCCGGAACCTGGCCTGGCGCGCAGTGTCAGAGGCCCCCGCGGCGGTGGTAGGCTGAGCCCACAGGGGCATTAGGCCAACTCCCCCCGCGCACGCGGAATTCtctattattattaaagaatCCCCCGAACATGTTTACTTTGAGCCTGTAAACTTCCTGCCAGGGCCTTTGCCATCTCTCGGGAAATCAGAACCTGCGCTTGGAAAATGGGAACTCTGGACCGCGGGCCAAACAGAAGGAGATTCAGTGGGCGTATTGGCAGGGCGGTTGGGGGAGAATTGGGCTATACGTGAGTTCGGATCAGAGCGCGATGTGCATACGCGTGAGAGAATGCGAATTTAAGCTCCCAGGGGCCTACTCGGTGTGCGTGAGCGCACGCATTAATGGACGTTCACATGCCTGAGCACTGTGTGCTTAAGTGGGCATACACGGTGCCTGTGGGTCTGAGTCTAGGTGATTTACTGGATTTTCAAGGGGACCATTTGTGTATGTGGGTGCTAAGTGTATGCTCTAGCAcacgagtgtgtgtgtgcacagataAATGAGTGAGCGGGGCTGCGTGTTCTGGGAACCTGTGCGGTTTTGCACTCGCCTGGGTCCCGCCTGCCTGTGGCGCCGGACACAAAGCAACCTTGACCAGCCCTGAGCTTTCGTTTTCCGCCCGCGCTCAGCCCGGGGCAGCTGGCCGCCCGCTCGCGCACTGCTGGGCGAGTCCGAAAAATCCCGGGCGCGGCACAGTCCTTCCCGGGGCGGGGAGAGTAGGTAGGCGGTCCCTCGCGGGAACTTACGCCGTCCCGCTGCGGGTACTCGGAGCCCAGCCCGCTATGCCCGCGATGGTCACGACCCGGAGGCCGCTGCTGCTCTGGCAGTTGCCATTTGCCACCGGGCTGTGCGGGTCGGGAAAGGCCTGGGGCCCGGGGCTCGTTTCCCGCGGCTCCGCCCGAGCCTAGAAGGCCGGGGGCTTGCGCGCCGCGGGGTCGAGCCGCGGGCGGAGGGCACAGTAACACTTGCTCGCCAGGTTGGTGGAGGCGGGGCGGGTTCTGCGGGCGGCTGCGGGGCGGAGAAGGCGGGGGCCCTGCTAGCGCCCACGACTGGGGCCGCAGGGAGGCCGGGAGGGGGACTCCTGCGGGGTCTTACTTCAGCCCGCGAGGCGCCCCGAGCGGAGGTGCGGTGAAAGCGGCCTGGGCGGGAATCCGTGGAGCGGAGCGCCGCGGGCGGCGGGGACGGAGCGCAGCTCCCAGCCGGGGCGCACGCCGGCCGCAGGCCCCAGAGGTGGTGCCTCCCCCCACAAAAGCCCGGGGGGAGCTTCCTCGCCGCCTCCGCCCGGGCTGCCCTCGGCCTCCGCTCGGCTCCTTCCCCTGTGGGAGGgcgagagagaaagagggaggagagaggagtgggggaggaggagttGGAGGAGAGGGGGGCTCTGAGCCAACCGCCGGCGGATCCAGCAGCTCCTCGGGAGGGCGGGCGGGCGAGCGGGGGAGGGCGCGCCGAGGCTCGCTCGGGAGAAGTGGCCGCCGATGACGGCAGAGGTGCAGCCAGCCCCGCGCGCGCAGCCCCCTCCCCCTcgccctcctccccctcctcctcttcctcctcctcctcctcctcccggcCCCTCGGCGGCGCAGAgcagcggcggcagcggcggcggagGCAGCAGCCACCCGATGTCTTCGGCGCCCGAGAAGCAGCAGCCACCgcacggcggcggcggcggcggcggcggcgggggagGCGCGGGCGCGGCCATGGACCCCGCGTCGTCCGGCCCGTCCAAAGCCAAGAAGACGAACGCGGGCATCCGGCGCCCGGAGAAGCCGCCCTACTCGTACATCGCGCTCATCGTCATGGCCATCCAGAGCTCTCCCACCAAGCGCCTGACGCTCAGCGAGATCTACCAGTTCCTGCAGAGCCGCTTCCCCTTCTTCCGCGGCTCCTACCAGGGCTGGAAGAACTCCGTGCGCCACAACCTCTCGCTCAACGAGTGCTTCATCAAGCTGCCCAAGGGCCTCGGGCGTCCCGGCAAGGGCCACTACTGGACCATCGACCCGGCCAGCGAGTTCATGTTCGAGGAGGGCTCCTTTCGGCGGCGGCCGCGCGGCTTCCGAAGGAAGTGCCAGGCGCTGAAGCCCATGTACAGCATGATGAACGGGCTCGGCTTCAACCACCTCCCGGACACCTATGGCTTCCAGGGCTCCGCCGGCGGCCTCTCCTGTCCGCCCAACAGCCTGGCGCTGGAGGGCGGCCTGGGCATGATGAACGGCCACTTGCCGGGCAACGTGGACGGCATGGCTCTGCCCAGCCACTCGGTGCCCCACCTGCCCTCCAACGGCGGCCACTCGTACATGGGCAGCTGCGGCGGCGCGGCCGCTGGCGACTACCCGCACCACGACAGCTCGGTGCCGGCCTCCCCTCTGCTGCCGGCGGCCGCCAGCGGGGTCATGGAGCCGCACGCAGTCTACTCGGGCTCTGCGGCTGCCTGGCCGCCCTCGGCCTCTGCGGCGCTCAACAGCGGAGCCTCCTACATCAAGCAGCAGCCCCTGTCCCCCTGCAACCCTGCAGCCACCCCCTTGTCCGGCAGCCTCTCCACGCACTCCCTGGACCAGCCGTATCTGCACCAGAACAGCCACAACGCCCCAGCTGAGCTGCAAGGTGAGTGGAAGGCTCAGTCTGTCCCTAGAAGCGGTGTCTGTGAGTGCCCTACAGGACCCAGCCCCAAGCCCGCTGACTGCCATGGAGGAGACCCTCTTACTGCTGAAGAAAGGAGCAGTTCCCCTGGGTGCCCCGGGTCCCACTCTGTCCCTTTGAAGGGCAGTGCAGCTTGAGACCTCCAACTTGGTCCAATTTATCTGTTTCTCTGTTCTAACTCTGCCCTATTGGCCGCCCCAAGCCTGACCAGGTAGGCCCCATTCTCACCAAAGTGTCTCAGACTCCAATACTCTAAGTCCTTTGGGTCCCTTAAGTCTTCTCGCTCTTCAGACGGGTCTCTGTGTGGAGCCAGGACCCTCAGTCCTGGCCAGGGAACCCGCAGTCCCCTAGTGATCCCCCAGCAGGCCGTCGGGCCTGGGCAGAAGGGAAGAGTTAGGCCCAGAGCCTCCTGGGCTTGGTGCCCCTCGGCTCAGCCCGGCCCTTGCAGGAACCAGGCTTGGCAGTGAGTGCAGGGGCATTCTGTGGTGACAGATGCAGGGTGGTGGCCAGGCCCAAGGAGGGTCAGGGCTGCCAGCCACACAGCTCTTTGTTTCTCAGGATCAAGGTTTTTAGGTCCCCAGACCCCCACCCTAGACACACAATTCTTTGAGAAAGAAGAGGTAGAACAGCCTCCCCCTCTGAGCCATCCGCCCGGAGCCACCACCCTCTGGGCCTAGTTCTGGAAGGAGTAGGGAGCAGCTCACTGGGGCCTGTCAGGGTCAGCTGTCAGCAGCCTCCAGGAGGCAGGAGTCGGGCCTGGAGGTGGGTGGGCTGCCTCTGCAAACTCCCTACCAGTTCccttgcaggggtggggggggggggctgttcTCTCAGGGATCTGTCCTCTGACGCTTTTCTTTTTGCCCTGCGGATGACCGTGATGCCGGCCTAGCCGAGACGCAGGCCTGGCCTGGCTGGGGCTTCTCACTCTGCTCTACCCGGTGGAGGTGGCTGCCCGGAGGCTGCAGAAGATCTGGCTCCCAGAGGCCTCTGTGGCTTCAGTAAGGGAGGCTGCCTCCCTTACCCCTTCCCCTTCGGCTTTGGGAAACCCTTGGCCCGGACAGATGGTGTCCGAGGCCGGATAGGCCCTGGTGTGTGAGCTGCAGGAAGCTGGGCAGTGTTCTGGGATGGTTGCCTGTGTGCACAACTCAGGACCAGAAACCCGGTCAGCCTGGGTTGGCCCCACGGGGGCAGGCAGAGAAGTTGGGAGGGAGCGGGCAGTGGGTGATAAGGTGGTCGTGCGCGCGCTGGAGCCGGGCTGGCAGCTGCGTGGCCCGCTGCACAGTGCCTTGTCCACCCTGAATGCTGGCCCTGATGCTAAATCTGGTGTCCCCAACCCTCTGTCGGCTCTCCTTGCAGGCATCCCGCGGTATCATTCCCAGTCGCCCAGCATGTGTGACCGAAAGGAGTTCGTCTTCTCCTTCAACGCCATGGCGTCCTCCTCCATGCACTCGGCCAGCGGGGGCTCCTACTACCACCAGCAGGTCACCTACCAAGACATCAAGCCCTGCGTGATGTGAGGCTGCGGCCCACCAGGCGCTCCCGGCATGGGCTGGCAGGCCGGGGACCTCGGAGCCCACCACCAGAAACTGCTTTATTCTTGAGGTATAACCTTCggcagaaaaaaaaagggggttgaCCCCCTCCCCAACCGGATTATTTGGAAAGAAATCCCCAACGCAGAGGCCCCAGTCCCCCGCGGTCAGCGACTCCTCCCCCAGTGGCTCACTGCGGGCTTTAGAACGTGATCTTGgggcctggtgggactgcagcgCCCGGCGATCGCGGGCTGTTCTCGGTCGACCGTGTGGAACCCGGCTGCGGAGGGAGGCGCTGAGCCGCTGAGGCCCTCGACCCCCAGAGTTCTGCTGAGGTCCCCGCCCTGGCCAAAGCGGGGAGGATTTTTAGGCGAAAGGCAGCACGTGAGACCAGCCATtatcaaatacttttattttttggttgagtatttatctttttatttttaacttttttgaaagAATGTCTTGGAATGCAGGTCCCTCTAGAGCCGACCtttgcagggagggaggggaccagACGGCCTCGCCCTCCCGGCTCAGAAGGCTCCTCCAGCAGCCACAGGTGGATCTTTGTGCGAATACCTTACATTTCTGAAGCCACTGTTcgtctttaaaagaaaacagaaggagcCAAGAAGCCAGCGGCTGTCTGGCCTCAGCCGTCCCTGTCCCCTTCCACCATCCTCATCCTTCTCGccagtctgttttgttttgaatttcatttttactttttcgGTGGGTATTTTTCTCTCTCCCGAGCTCTACTGTAAACTTTCTGGTCCGAGAGCGAGGTTAAGACCCAGGCCCCGGGAGGCCAACCGACCGGCTCTCAGCCCTGCGGAGACGCAGAAAGGTTAAGGCACTTTTAAAACTAACGCGAGGCTCATCCTgttatttattctactttctcTCCCAGTAAGCGGAACACCGCACAGGCTCCTCCGTTGATCAGTATTAATGGTGTAACTTTGTTGGCAATATTTGCcgtgtagaatttttttttttagatatccATTGTAAATTTGAAGCAAAGACCAATCcatgtaaaaacaaatttcctatgttttatataaatatatataatatgaaggACTGTCCCCCTTTTTAGTATTTGGGCTGCTGGGCTGCAGCATGTGACAcgtattttaaatttacttctgCACTGTATAAAACAACAATTTGAGGATGTTTTtgccttttgtgtatttttttttcctaaaaaaaaaagaacaaaaaataaaaatgtataacattTGTATATGGCCTTTAAAATTGTATCaactagaaataaaatcatgtggatattttatttacagaatatCTTCCAGATTCCCAAATGTTGGAAAGCTTTGTATCTCTAGaccttgaaaaatttaaaatctaggtaattcagaatatttttttccttttttctttctctttctttctttcttttttccccccttttggcCAATCCTCTCTTGGTTTCACATTGTAGTAAAATGTGGACAAGGGTAACTATTTTTCTTGGCTTCTGTTTTTAAAGAAGAGCTCTCTGCCCCTCTAAAtgtcatttctcattttaaagatcatttaaaattctcattttaaagatcattttaaagaaataatcaaaCATTTAAAGGTTCCCCCTCCCACCAGGaaaacacacatatgtgtgtatgttatatatgcaaattatatatgggtgtgtgtgtgtgcatgtatgtatatacatatatatgtatatatataatttttttttggtggccaCTCCAAGACTAATGAGTTTTACTTTGAACTTCAAATTTTACTGGTCCCGTATTCTAAAGGTTATAAATCATAAAACAGCTTTAAacgtttgttttggtttttgtcttgtttcattttgtttttttggtgtccATACTTGGTTTTCCCCaattgaaaataaagtgaaatttgaGAGATAAAGGGACCACCACTGGGAGGCCAAGGCCATAGGCATATTTccttccatgtatgtatgtatgtgtgtgtatatacacacacatacattataaaatatataaaattatatataaattatatataaatgtacaaaatatttcttttttagtttttgtttctgtgatttttttctttttctttttctctctttcttttctttttttttttttttttttttttgtactgagaattggAGCCAGGATCTTGTgcgtgctaggggagcactctaccactgaaccacagttCCAGCTctgaaattttgagaaagggtcttgttagtttgccctggctggcctcgaacttgctgtcctcccgcctcagccttctGGCTAGCTAGGATTGCAGGCGTTTGCCATTCTGCTGGCTCCGAAATCGTATTCCccgcctgggggtggggggagagactTAGGTTCCTGTCTTCTGCAGACCACCCCTCCATTCTGATCCTGGCTACCCAGGAAAACAAACACAATAAGTCGCATTGTTGGTGCGGCCGGTCCTGACCCACCGCAGTGTCTGCGCGCCGTGGGGTCGCGAGTCTCTGAACCTGCTTCTTCTCAGATTTGACATTTTGGACGTGGGGGTAATTTCTCCGGTGCTCTGTTACATCAAAATTATCAATAAACTCGTCCGGGCAATTAATGTCCCAAACTAACAGCTGTCTATAAAACCGAGATAAAGGGGACAGATAAAGGTCGGCGACTCCAACCCTCCGAGTTTCTGGCCGCTGAAGCCTCTGGCCAGTGTCCGCTGTGCACAGCGCGGTCGCCCGCACGCGCCTGGCCCTGCGCTCGGGGCCGGTTCGCAGCCCGCGGAGAAGGCAGGGTCCTCCCGGGGCGGAGGCCACCTCGGCGCGTTTTGCCCGAGAAAGCGCCCAGGCCTCCCAGCGCGGGGACACTGCACTCGGTCCAGACGGCCTCCGCAGGCCAGAGCAGGGGCCCCTCCTCCGCGGCCAGAGGCTGCGCCCCAATTAGGACGCAGGCTGGGGGAAGTGGGCTGATTAGGAGAAACCCAAGCCGGCCAGGCGGCGCGCCCCAGGTCTCCTTCTGCAGCGGCTCCAGCCCCGCACCCCCGCTCGGCGCCCTGGCGCGCCACAGGCCTCGGAGCCTCCGTGGCGCACCGCTGGACCCGAGTCCCGGGTGGCCGCGAAGCCGGCTTCCTGTCCCTCTCCGGGCAGGGCCTTCTTTGCAGCGGGATCTCCCAGGGTAGGGTAGGAGGCACCCAGGGGGCTGATGTAGGGAAATGGCCCCTGTTCCCTGGGGACGGGGCCTGACCTGCCGGGAGGACGAGAGGCAGAGCCCAGCCTTCCCGCGAGGAGAGCCAGGGAGGCCGGAAGGGCCAGACCCGCAGGCAAAACAGCCTCCACACCCACGTCTGAGATTTCACACGCTTCTGATGGACGGAGACCGCACTTGGTTGGACTGTGCCTTGCTCCGGGCGCATATCGGCCTGGACTCGCATAGGGGCCCTCGGGTGAAGGTCCCACCGTCATGGGCACACCAGGGTCCTTTCACGTGCAAATTACAAACTTAAAACACGAAAGCGCCCCGCCTGGGGCAAAATTATATCGACGAACTACCTCGGCGGCTATGGGCTCGCTCGAACAGGGCATCCAAGGCAGAGTCCACCCACAGTCTCTAAGTACAGCTTAGGGGCTCGCCCTAAGCACCGCAGTCAAGGTGCCCTTAACCCCCCACGCtaagggctggaggaggggaacGGGAAGGCTGTGAGCCATCCATCCGGCTTCTGGTAGGGGATTGCCCACCCTCGAGTGGCTTCTCCGCCAGGCGGACGCCCTGGGCGCTGCTGAGCCCCAGAGACTGACCCTGCTGACCGCTCCTTGCAGCCCCAGGTGGGAGGAGCTGGGGGCCTGGCAGGGCTTCACTCCTGGAGCTGCTGCCCAGGGTCCCCTCCTGGAGCCCAAGGGCCAGCAGGGGAAGGCACCCCAGGGGTGTTGGAGGGCCTGGCTCTCCCAGGTGCGTTGCGCCCACTATTTTCTCTTCTGCGTGGGGCTGGGGGATTTAGAGCAGGACGGGGTTAGTGGTGTGGCAGGATGGGCAGTTTCCCTGGGAGGGAGAGAATAGTGGAGAGACAGCTGGAATCCCTGCCCAGCTGCCACCTGACCTGAGCAAGCCAACTCTGAGCCTTAGTCACCCGTCTCTGTCCTGGTGGGCCTAGGGGGTGATGGTTAAAGAAACCATGCTCTTAAAGAGCCAGGGACACCTAGTTCCCTAGCACCCAGATGGGAATTGCCACCAGACCCCTCACACTCTGGAGATCTGGTGATGTGTGccctttggggggggggcggcacaAAAAGTCCAAGAATCCATATTCTAGGAGGGCCCCTTTGGGGACAGCTGACCACCCATCTTCCTTGGTATGCCTGGACTGTTCTTCCCGCCCCAGGGAAAAGGAAGACAGCACACATGCTCAAGTGATAGGCTCTTAACAACTGGTAGGGCCTGGGGCTACCATGTAGACCCACTGCCAGAATCTCCTAAGCTCACGGAGCCTGGGAGGCCTGGGGCCTGGGATGCAGGCCACAGGGCGAAGAAAGGTAGGAGGGCCCTGCCCAGTGGCCTCCCCTCTGGTGTTGATTCCCAGGAACTGCCCACATCAGAGGTGCCCGGGTGTCTGTCCAAACTGGCTTGACCTCTGGAGCTGGGGCCCAGAAATCTGTGGCTTCTGCAGCTTGCTAGGTGGTCCCCGCGAGTGCTACAGTTTAAACATCTCTGTTCCCCAGTGACTCTCTGGGCCCTGAGAGAGTCCTGGGGATGCAGCCCTGCTCTGCCTGGCCTCTGCTGCCCTCTCCTGCCTGCGGGGAACAATGGTTGGTGGAAAGAACCCGGGGCCCAGGCAAGCAGGCGTGATGGCCAAGACTGACCACGCAGCCCTGGCACGCGTGCCGCTCAGCGCTTCCCCACGGCCCCCTTAGGAGTCTTCCTGTGGCTCGTCTTCAAGGAGCAGAAACAGCTTGGAGAGGGTGGCTCATTCCAGACACAGAACAGGCAAGATGGAGAATTTGGATTCAGACTTAGGATTTTCTGACCCCCAAACCCATGTCCCTAACCATCTGCCTCATGGCTCCCGGAcatccatctcactccagcccCCTGTCCAGTGAACGAGGAGGACTGCTGACATGTGGTCCACGGTCCCGCCACCACGGGGGCGGTGGCAGTGGGCAGGCGCGACAGGGGCTTCAAGAAGCTGCCCGGCTGTCGGCTGAGTGGGGAAGGGCCTCCTGGTGGGTGGGAGCCT from Marmota flaviventris isolate mMarFla1 chromosome 18, mMarFla1.hap1, whole genome shotgun sequence includes:
- the Foxf1 gene encoding forkhead box protein F1, producing the protein MSSAPEKQQPPHGGGGGGGGGGGAGAAMDPASSGPSKAKKTNAGIRRPEKPPYSYIALIVMAIQSSPTKRLTLSEIYQFLQSRFPFFRGSYQGWKNSVRHNLSLNECFIKLPKGLGRPGKGHYWTIDPASEFMFEEGSFRRRPRGFRRKCQALKPMYSMMNGLGFNHLPDTYGFQGSAGGLSCPPNSLALEGGLGMMNGHLPGNVDGMALPSHSVPHLPSNGGHSYMGSCGGAAAGDYPHHDSSVPASPLLPAAASGVMEPHAVYSGSAAAWPPSASAALNSGASYIKQQPLSPCNPAATPLSGSLSTHSLDQPYLHQNSHNAPAELQGIPRYHSQSPSMCDRKEFVFSFNAMASSSMHSASGGSYYHQQVTYQDIKPCVM